In the genome of Colletotrichum lupini chromosome 8, complete sequence, one region contains:
- a CDS encoding short-chain dehydrogenase has protein sequence MSRTTFLVTGAGRGIGSGLVASLLLRPSSTVIAAGGGSKIIIVKIDSSVETDPAKAVSILQRDHNITALDVVIANAGIAHSSGPVIKTSTAAIRDHLAVNTIGPLLLFQATAPLLKATVTSILGTISGMESLESLPPALSPDGASKGALNWFIRRLHFEEIWLTGFLLHPGTVATDMVKSVIDGTDLKLEDLGAITVEQSVSDLVQRVDTASRDVSGTFQNHDGTYLPW, from the exons ATGAGCCGTACCACATTCTTAGTCACCGGTGCTGGTCGCGGCATTGGCTCAGGACTTGTCGCTAGCCTCTTGCTGAGACCATCCTCAACAGTGATAGCTGCA GGCGGAGGTTCCAAAATCATCATCGTCAAGATTGACTCTTCCGTCGAAACCGACCCCGCGAAAGCCGTTTCTATACTACAGCGGGATCATAACATCACCGCTTTAGACGTCGTTATCGCGAATGCCGGTATTGCCCATTCGAGTGGCCCTGTCATCAAAACTTCGACTGCTGCAATCAGAGATCACCTTGCTGTCAACACGATCGGACCTCTCTTGTTATTCCAGGCAACAGCTCCGCTACTCAAAGCTA CCGTTACCTCCATTCTTGGTACCATCTCCGGCATGGAGTCCCTGGAGAGTTTACCGCCGGCATTGAGCCCTGACGGAGCCAGCAAAGGTGCGTTGAATTGGTTCATTCGGAGATTGCATTTCGAGGAGATATGGCTCACGGGCTTCCTCTTGCATCCCGGCACCGTCGCCACAGACATGGTGAAATCCGTAATCGACGGGACAGATTTGAAGCTTGAAGATCTCGGAGCCATAACTGTGGAGCAAAGCGTTTCAGATCTTGTGCAAAGGGTTGATACCGCGTCGAGGGATGTGAGCGGAACTTTTCAGAATCATGATGGAACTTATTTGCCGTGGTAA
- a CDS encoding cupin domain-containing protein: MSTFPTPSSDPPKKEMQYFPDMTAALPSESGEFRRVLWTGLYSQLVLMTVPVDGDIGEEVHTVDQILTFTSGKGLAQVAGTEQEVKAGDMVIVPAGTKHQFLNKGPTPLILYTVYSPAEHKSTTVHKTKEQGDKEEEDGIDVAPEWSRRSKEQNEKEGWVKGE, from the exons ATGTCTACCTTCCCAACCCCGTCCAGTGATCCTCCCAAGAAGGAAATGCAGTATTTCCCCGATATGACTGCGGCCTTGCCGTCCGAGTCTGGAGAGTTTCGCCGTGTTCTTTGGACAGGCTTGTACTCCCAGCTAGTCCTGATGACTGTACCTGTCGATGGTGATATTGGCGAAGAG GTTCATACCGTCGATCAAATCCTTACCTTCACATCGGGCAAGGGTCTCGCGCAGGTTGCCGGAACGGAGCAAGAAGTCAAGGCCGGCGATATGGTAATTGTACCGGCAGGAACCAAGCATCAATTCTTGAACAAGGGGCCGACACCATTAATCTTGTACACGGTTTACTCACCAGCTGAGCACAAGTCAACAACGGTTCATAAAACCAAGGAACAGGGCGacaaggaagaggaggatggTATCGATGTAGCCCCAGAATGGAGTCGACGTAGCAAGGAGCAGAATGAGAAAGAGGGCTGGGTGAAGGGGGAGTAG